Proteins encoded together in one Chelonoidis abingdonii isolate Lonesome George chromosome 1, CheloAbing_2.0, whole genome shotgun sequence window:
- the POLR1D gene encoding protein POLR1D yields MEEDMELERKAVEELLKEAKRGKTRAETMGAMGWMKCPLAGTNKRFLINTIKNTLPSQKEQDQEHEEEEDSKPPEPSESRKEEKPKKHRTYPYTPSFQARRRVSYSPPRYRNRSRHTKDKYEK; encoded by the exons ATGGAGGAGGACATGGAGCTGGAGAG AAAGGCAGTAGAAGAGCTGCTTAAAGAGGCAAAGCGTGGGAAAACCAGAGCTGAAACAATGGGAGCTATGGGTTG GATGAAGTGCCCTCTTGCAGGTACAAATAAAAGATTTCTTATAAATACTATTAAGAACACATTACCCTCCCAAAAAGAGCAAGACCAAGAacatgaagaggaggaggacagtaaACCGCCTGAGCCAAGTGAgagcaggaaagaagaaaaaccaAAGAAACATAGAACTTATCCTTACACACCCAGCTTTCAGGCCAGAAGAAGAGTCAGCTATTCTCCTCCTAGGTACCGGAACAGGAGCCGGCACACAAAGGATAAGTACGAAAAGTGA